A stretch of Miscanthus floridulus cultivar M001 chromosome 13, ASM1932011v1, whole genome shotgun sequence DNA encodes these proteins:
- the LOC136498932 gene encoding plant cysteine oxidase 4-like has protein sequence MAVAFPPHIMALSKVQRLYDACDVVFSSPAAAPTVGEIRWLQNILDGMEAADVGIDDGEKPTSSSSESDDELRPKSGSRLLPAPAFTQITYVHIHQCDDFSIGVFCFPAGATLPLHDHPEMVVLSKLLYGSVRVRSYDWVAAPSPSPSRRKCGLARVVAADVVRRAPCQASVLFPRSGGNLHAFTAVTPCAILDVLTPPYSEDHGRPSTYFTNVPVPSLPGFAVLEETDLPEGFTVAGAPYLGPELTVDMDEDDDDDSYDDE, from the exons ATGGCCGTGGCGTTCCCGCCGCACATCATGGCGCTGAGCAAGGTGCAGCGGCTCTACGACGCCTGCGACGTCGTCTTctcctcgccggcggcggcgcccacGGTCGGGGAGATCAGATGGCTGCAGAACATCCTTG ATGGCATGGAGGCAGCCGACGTCGGGATCGACGACGGGGAGAAGCCGACGTCGTCCTCGTCCGAGTCCGACGACGAGCTGAGACCCAAGAGCGGCAGCCGCCTCCTGCCGGCGCCGGCGTTCACGCAGATCACCTACGTGCACATACACCAGTGCGACGATTTCTCG ATCGGCGTCTTCTGCTTCCCGGCCGGCGCGACGCTGCCGCTGCACGACCACCCGGAGATGGTCGTCCTCAGCAAGCTGTTGTACGGCTCCGTGCGCGTGCGCTCCTACGACTGGGTCGCCGCgccttcgccgtcgccgtcgaggAGGAAATGTGGCCTGGCCAGGGTGGTGGCCGCGGACGTGGTGCGCCGCGCGCCCTGCCAGGCGTCCGTGCTCTTCCCGCGCAGCGGCGGCAACCTGCACGCCTTCACCGCCGTCACGCCCTGCGCCATCCTCGACGTCCTCACGCCGCCATACTCGGAGGACCACGGACGCCCCTCGACTTACTTCACCAACGTCCCCGTCCCATCTCTCCCGGGTTTCGCTGTCTTGGAAGAGACGGACCTGCCCGAGGGTTTCACCGTCGCCGGGGCGCCATATCTTGGCCCTGAGCTCACGGTCGACATggatgaggatgacgacgacgacagcTACGACGACGAGTAG